The Coffea arabica cultivar ET-39 chromosome 8e, Coffea Arabica ET-39 HiFi, whole genome shotgun sequence genome window below encodes:
- the LOC113704075 gene encoding omega-amidase, chloroplastic isoform X1 has product MNLSGCFFLPKQSPFYLFSLSYCYYSAAPSLILRPSVPRSVLRLTTPFLHRPPSHHLNPKRTIKSSSTCLKSTPTTLSATAAAAAASESSSSMAAFSEQARVPPALQLPTPPITKFKIGLCQLAVTPDKERNILHARTAIEEAAEKGAKLVVLPEIWNGPYSNDSFPVYAEDIGAGFDKSPSTAMLSEAARLLKVTIIGGSIAERDGDKLYNTCCVFDTDGNLIAKHRKIHLFDIDIPGKISFKESKTLTAGESPTVVDTEVGRIGIGICYDIRFQELAILYAARGAHLICYPGAFNTTTGPLHWELLQRARATDNQLYVATCSPARDPGAGYQAWGHSTLVGPFGEVLATTEHEEAILVAEIDYSQIELRRTNLPLEKQRRGDLYQLVDVHRVESGRKPVCMTAVLKTKARIRTWQCTWSFLVLWLRTTTQRIRCQKRRGKDNMRSFVGGFCRQKTRCFRTKIILKERKEKKRREKERSNSFILKNSDLSLTHEQIFLGIPNPPPSSSFTIRFESLVTHACTALLALFSLSLQPVFVLFRFDLIFG; this is encoded by the exons ATGAATTTGAGTGGCTGCTTCTTTCTTCCCAAACAGTCTCCATTCTACCTCTTCTCCTTGTCTTATTGTTATTATTCGGCTGCGCCGTCTTTGATTCTCCGGCCGTCTGTTCCGCGCTCTGTTCTACGCCTTACTACTCCCTTTCTCCACCGTCCTCCATCTCACCACCTAAATCCAAAACGTACAATTAAAAGCAGCAGCACCTGCCTCAAGTCAACGCCTACTACACTCTcagcaacagcagcagcagcagcagcatcaGAATCATCGTCATCCATGGCGGCTTTCTCCGAACAAGCTAGGGTTCCCCCGGCTCTGCAGTTACCCACCCCTCCCATAACCAAG TTTAAAATTGGTCTCTGTCAATTGGCTGTGACGCCGGACAAGGAGAGGAACATCCTTCATGCTCGGACTGCCATTGAGGAGGCTGCTGAGAAAGGCGCTAAACTCGTCGTTTTACCC GAAATATGGAATGGTCCATATTCAAATGATAGCTTTCCGGTTTATGCTGAGGACATCGGTGCTGGTTTTGATAAATCTCCTTCTACGGCCATGTTGTCTGAAGCTGCTCGTCTTCTGAAGGTCACTATAATAGGAGGATCAATTGCTGAAAGAGACGGGGATAAATTGTATAATACTTGTTGTGTCTTTGATACAGATGGAAATCTGATAGCTAAACACAGGAAG ATACACCTTTTTGATATCGACATTCCTGGTAAAATTTCCTTCAAGGAATCAAAGACTCTTACTGCTGGGGAGTCTCCTACAGTTGTAGATACTG AGGTTGGACGGATTGGCATTGGTATCTGCTATGACATTCGATTTCAAGAATTGGCAATATTATATGCAGCAAGAG GAGCACACTTGATTTGCTATCCTGGTGCATTCAATACAACTACTGGGCCATTGCATTGGGAGTTACTCCAAAGAGCAAG GGCCACAGATAATCAG TTGTATGTAGCAACTTGTTCACCAGCTCGAGATCCTGGAGCTGGATATCAGGCTTGGGGCCATTCCACTCTCGTTGGACCA TTTGGAGAAGTGCTAGCAACTACAGAACATGAAGAAGCTATACTTGTAGCAGAGATTGACTATTCACAAATTGAACTCAGAAG GACTAATCTTCCACTGGAGAAGCAAAGGAGAGGTGACCTTTACCAGTTGGTAGATGTTCACAG GGTTGAATCTGGTCGGAAGCCAGTATGCATGACTGCTGTCTTAAAAACCAAAGCAAGGATCAGAACTTGGCAGTGCACGTGGAGCTTCTTAGTGCTTTGGCTCCGGACAACAACACAGAGAATTCGCTGTCAGAAACGGAGGGGAAAAGACAATATGCGATCGTTCGTTGGCGGCTTTTGTCGACAAAAGACTCGCTGTTTTCGTACCAAgataattttgaaagaaaggaaagaaaagaaaagaagagaaaaagaaagatccAATTCGTTCATCCTCAAAAACAGTGACCTCTCCCTCACTCATGAGCAGATTTTCCTCGGGATCCCCAACCCACCACCATCTTCTTCCTTCACCATCCGCTTTGAATCTCTTGTCACTCACGCATGCACAGCCCTATTGGCattgttctctctctctttacaGCCTGTGTTTGTTTTGTTTCGTTTCGATTTGATTTTTGGGTAA
- the LOC113704075 gene encoding omega-amidase, chloroplastic isoform X2, whose product MNLSGCFFLPKQSPFYLFSLSYCYYSAAPSLILRPSVPRSVLRLTTPFLHRPPSHHLNPKRTIKSSSTCLKSTPTTLSATAAAAAASESSSSMAAFSEQARVPPALQLPTPPITKFKIGLCQLAVTPDKERNILHARTAIEEAAEKGAKLVVLPEIWNGPYSNDSFPVYAEDIGAGFDKSPSTAMLSEAARLLKVTIIGGSIAERDGDKLYNTCCVFDTDGNLIAKHRKIHLFDIDIPGKISFKESKTLTAGESPTVVDTEVGRIGIGICYDIRFQELAILYAARGAHLICYPGAFNTTTGPLHWELLQRARATDNQLYVATCSPARDPGAGYQAWGHSTLVGPFGEVLATTEHEEAILVAEIDYSQIELRRTNLPLEKQRRGDLYQLVDVHRLNSK is encoded by the exons ATGAATTTGAGTGGCTGCTTCTTTCTTCCCAAACAGTCTCCATTCTACCTCTTCTCCTTGTCTTATTGTTATTATTCGGCTGCGCCGTCTTTGATTCTCCGGCCGTCTGTTCCGCGCTCTGTTCTACGCCTTACTACTCCCTTTCTCCACCGTCCTCCATCTCACCACCTAAATCCAAAACGTACAATTAAAAGCAGCAGCACCTGCCTCAAGTCAACGCCTACTACACTCTcagcaacagcagcagcagcagcagcatcaGAATCATCGTCATCCATGGCGGCTTTCTCCGAACAAGCTAGGGTTCCCCCGGCTCTGCAGTTACCCACCCCTCCCATAACCAAG TTTAAAATTGGTCTCTGTCAATTGGCTGTGACGCCGGACAAGGAGAGGAACATCCTTCATGCTCGGACTGCCATTGAGGAGGCTGCTGAGAAAGGCGCTAAACTCGTCGTTTTACCC GAAATATGGAATGGTCCATATTCAAATGATAGCTTTCCGGTTTATGCTGAGGACATCGGTGCTGGTTTTGATAAATCTCCTTCTACGGCCATGTTGTCTGAAGCTGCTCGTCTTCTGAAGGTCACTATAATAGGAGGATCAATTGCTGAAAGAGACGGGGATAAATTGTATAATACTTGTTGTGTCTTTGATACAGATGGAAATCTGATAGCTAAACACAGGAAG ATACACCTTTTTGATATCGACATTCCTGGTAAAATTTCCTTCAAGGAATCAAAGACTCTTACTGCTGGGGAGTCTCCTACAGTTGTAGATACTG AGGTTGGACGGATTGGCATTGGTATCTGCTATGACATTCGATTTCAAGAATTGGCAATATTATATGCAGCAAGAG GAGCACACTTGATTTGCTATCCTGGTGCATTCAATACAACTACTGGGCCATTGCATTGGGAGTTACTCCAAAGAGCAAG GGCCACAGATAATCAG TTGTATGTAGCAACTTGTTCACCAGCTCGAGATCCTGGAGCTGGATATCAGGCTTGGGGCCATTCCACTCTCGTTGGACCA TTTGGAGAAGTGCTAGCAACTACAGAACATGAAGAAGCTATACTTGTAGCAGAGATTGACTATTCACAAATTGAACTCAGAAG GACTAATCTTCCACTGGAGAAGCAAAGGAGAGGTGACCTTTACCAGTTGGTAGATGTTCACAGGTTGAATTCTAAATGA
- the LOC113704075 gene encoding omega-amidase, chloroplastic isoform X3, producing the protein MNLSGCFFLPKQSPFYLFSLSYCYYSAAPSLILRPSVPRSVLRLTTPFLHRPPSHHLNPKRTIKSSSTCLKSTPTTLSATAAAAAASESSSSMAAFSEQARVPPALQLPTPPITKFKIGLCQLAVTPDKERNILHARTAIEEAAEKGAKLVVLPEIWNGPYSNDSFPVYAEDIGAGFDKSPSTAMLSEAARLLKVTIIGGSIAERDGDKLYNTCCVFDTDGNLIAKHRKIHLFDIDIPGKISFKESKTLTAGESPTVVDTEVGRIGIGICYDIRFQELAILYAARGAHLICYPGAFNTTTGPLHWELLQRARATDNQLYVATCSPARDPGAGYQAWGHSTLVGPFGEVLATTEHEEAILVAEIDYSQIELRRTNLPLEKQRRGDLYQLVDVHRHCA; encoded by the exons ATGAATTTGAGTGGCTGCTTCTTTCTTCCCAAACAGTCTCCATTCTACCTCTTCTCCTTGTCTTATTGTTATTATTCGGCTGCGCCGTCTTTGATTCTCCGGCCGTCTGTTCCGCGCTCTGTTCTACGCCTTACTACTCCCTTTCTCCACCGTCCTCCATCTCACCACCTAAATCCAAAACGTACAATTAAAAGCAGCAGCACCTGCCTCAAGTCAACGCCTACTACACTCTcagcaacagcagcagcagcagcagcatcaGAATCATCGTCATCCATGGCGGCTTTCTCCGAACAAGCTAGGGTTCCCCCGGCTCTGCAGTTACCCACCCCTCCCATAACCAAG TTTAAAATTGGTCTCTGTCAATTGGCTGTGACGCCGGACAAGGAGAGGAACATCCTTCATGCTCGGACTGCCATTGAGGAGGCTGCTGAGAAAGGCGCTAAACTCGTCGTTTTACCC GAAATATGGAATGGTCCATATTCAAATGATAGCTTTCCGGTTTATGCTGAGGACATCGGTGCTGGTTTTGATAAATCTCCTTCTACGGCCATGTTGTCTGAAGCTGCTCGTCTTCTGAAGGTCACTATAATAGGAGGATCAATTGCTGAAAGAGACGGGGATAAATTGTATAATACTTGTTGTGTCTTTGATACAGATGGAAATCTGATAGCTAAACACAGGAAG ATACACCTTTTTGATATCGACATTCCTGGTAAAATTTCCTTCAAGGAATCAAAGACTCTTACTGCTGGGGAGTCTCCTACAGTTGTAGATACTG AGGTTGGACGGATTGGCATTGGTATCTGCTATGACATTCGATTTCAAGAATTGGCAATATTATATGCAGCAAGAG GAGCACACTTGATTTGCTATCCTGGTGCATTCAATACAACTACTGGGCCATTGCATTGGGAGTTACTCCAAAGAGCAAG GGCCACAGATAATCAG TTGTATGTAGCAACTTGTTCACCAGCTCGAGATCCTGGAGCTGGATATCAGGCTTGGGGCCATTCCACTCTCGTTGGACCA TTTGGAGAAGTGCTAGCAACTACAGAACATGAAGAAGCTATACTTGTAGCAGAGATTGACTATTCACAAATTGAACTCAGAAG GACTAATCTTCCACTGGAGAAGCAAAGGAGAGGTGACCTTTACCAGTTGGTAGATGTTCACAG ACATTGTGCTTAA